The Armatimonas rosea genome includes a window with the following:
- a CDS encoding glycosyltransferase family 4 protein, giving the protein MKRVLFLQSQTFFGADSAIHAQLMQHLNHDEVEVHVACNRRQDANVAMTALERIQQIKGIKVRPTEFGPTVFSRPLWERLWMSLTQGPLVPLHLLALAAYIKREGIQVIHGTEKPRDAFYGVLLGKLTGAKSVIHMHVRYANWLSPTVRWALRNADAVVGVSAFVSKTVVEAGIPAERVHTVVNALDTYDSTWEPRTDAAEVRAEFGIAPDAVLIGVCSRLFRWKGQKELIEAVSRLLPQVPQVHLMIVGEDDSRANPGGGSFCEELKAQVAQLGMTDKVTFTGFRRDIPRLMNAFDIYAMPSFEEPLGMVYLEAMALGKPVVAYNNGGVPEVVENHLTGFLTEPYDIDALAHSLLTLVSNPGRRKQMGAAARERVLRESTPEQMCSRMELVYRAVLTGCRETEAIPAVKLEAQ; this is encoded by the coding sequence ATGAAGCGTGTTTTGTTCCTACAGTCGCAGACCTTCTTTGGTGCGGACTCGGCGATCCATGCCCAGCTCATGCAGCACCTCAACCACGATGAGGTCGAGGTCCATGTGGCGTGTAACCGACGTCAGGATGCAAATGTCGCGATGACGGCGCTGGAGCGCATCCAGCAGATCAAGGGGATCAAGGTCCGGCCCACGGAGTTCGGCCCGACGGTCTTCTCCCGGCCCCTCTGGGAGCGGCTCTGGATGTCGCTGACCCAGGGGCCGCTGGTTCCCTTGCACCTGCTCGCGCTGGCTGCCTACATCAAGCGGGAGGGGATCCAGGTGATCCATGGCACCGAGAAGCCGCGTGATGCCTTCTATGGTGTCCTGCTGGGCAAGCTCACCGGTGCAAAGAGCGTGATTCACATGCATGTCCGCTACGCCAACTGGCTCAGCCCGACCGTCCGCTGGGCCCTGCGCAACGCCGATGCCGTGGTGGGGGTCTCCGCGTTTGTCTCCAAGACCGTGGTTGAGGCCGGGATTCCCGCCGAGCGCGTGCACACCGTGGTCAATGCGCTGGACACCTACGACTCGACCTGGGAGCCCCGCACCGATGCCGCCGAGGTCCGGGCAGAGTTTGGGATCGCCCCCGATGCCGTACTGATCGGGGTCTGCTCGCGCCTCTTCCGCTGGAAGGGCCAGAAGGAGCTGATCGAGGCGGTCTCACGGCTGCTCCCTCAAGTGCCGCAGGTCCACCTGATGATTGTCGGGGAGGACGACTCCCGCGCCAACCCGGGCGGCGGGAGCTTCTGCGAGGAGCTCAAGGCCCAGGTCGCCCAGCTCGGGATGACCGATAAAGTCACCTTCACCGGCTTCCGCCGCGATATCCCCCGCCTGATGAATGCCTTTGATATCTACGCCATGCCCAGCTTTGAGGAGCCCCTTGGCATGGTCTATCTCGAGGCGATGGCGCTGGGAAAGCCGGTCGTGGCCTACAACAATGGGGGGGTCCCCGAGGTTGTGGAAAATCACCTAACGGGTTTCTTGACAGAACCCTACGATATAGACGCTTTGGCACACTCGTTGCTTACATTAGTCAGTAATCCGGGACGACGAAAACAGATGGGAGCCGCCGCGCGAGAGCGGGTGCTCCGAGAGAGTACGCCGGAGCAGATGTGCTCGCGGATGGAGCTGGTCTACCGTGCGGTCCTCACCGGCTGCCGAGAGACTGAGGCGATCCCCGCAGTCAAGCTGGAAGCGCAGTAA
- the epsD gene encoding exopolysaccharide biosynthesis glycosyltransferase EpsD yields MPFLSVVIPTYNRCESLRVTLEALKRQEPVTGGFEVVVVSDGSTDGTDALLVGWLAARLPFTLRVIRQENAGPARARNRGVQEATGEVIVFLDDDVEPQMGCLQVHAQRHLAEKDLVLIGPMSPDPERRRVEPVWIAWEHAMLQKQYSSWKSGTWAAHECGPHNFYTGNASVRRAFILAVGGFDEGFTRQEDVELATRMERTCGVYFRFEPAAAAFHRPHRSFESWLRVPYAYGKLDVIRAQRGDASWEVVRHGYASRQKATRLLADLALPRTGVGEALRGLLRIGAEAVYALPLGGARRAGLGALSALYNLHYLEGARDELGSWDALHQVLRASTTSAYGDSKTEVKERAA; encoded by the coding sequence ATGCCGTTTCTAAGTGTGGTCATTCCAACCTACAACCGCTGTGAGAGCCTGCGAGTAACCCTGGAGGCACTCAAGCGTCAGGAGCCGGTTACCGGCGGCTTCGAGGTGGTCGTGGTCTCTGATGGGAGCACGGACGGTACGGACGCGCTCCTGGTGGGCTGGCTGGCGGCACGGCTGCCCTTCACGCTCCGGGTGATCCGGCAGGAAAACGCCGGACCGGCACGGGCACGCAACCGCGGCGTCCAAGAGGCGACGGGCGAGGTCATTGTCTTTCTGGATGACGATGTCGAACCGCAGATGGGCTGCCTACAAGTGCACGCCCAGCGCCACCTGGCAGAGAAAGACTTAGTCCTGATCGGCCCGATGTCGCCCGATCCGGAGCGCCGGCGTGTCGAGCCGGTCTGGATCGCTTGGGAGCACGCGATGCTCCAGAAGCAGTACAGCTCCTGGAAGAGCGGGACCTGGGCGGCACACGAGTGCGGTCCTCATAACTTCTACACCGGCAATGCATCGGTGCGGCGCGCGTTTATCCTGGCGGTGGGGGGCTTCGACGAAGGCTTCACGCGCCAAGAGGATGTCGAGCTGGCGACTCGGATGGAGCGGACCTGCGGTGTCTACTTCCGCTTTGAGCCCGCGGCGGCGGCCTTTCACCGGCCCCACCGTAGCTTTGAGTCCTGGCTGCGCGTCCCCTATGCCTATGGCAAGCTCGATGTGATCCGTGCACAGCGTGGCGATGCGAGCTGGGAGGTCGTGCGGCACGGGTATGCGTCACGCCAGAAGGCGACACGTCTTCTCGCGGACCTGGCACTTCCTCGCACGGGGGTGGGAGAAGCGCTGCGTGGTCTGCTCCGCATAGGAGCAGAGGCGGTCTATGCGCTCCCGCTGGGGGGAGCGCGGCGCGCGGGCCTGGGAGCCCTGAGCGCCCTCTACAATCTTCATTATCTAGAGGGGGCACGAGACGAGCTGGGATCGTGGGATGCCCTCCATCAGGTGTTGCGTGCAAGCACTACTTCGGCCTACGGGGATTCGAAAACAGAAGTCAAAGAGAGAGCGGCATGA
- a CDS encoding helix-turn-helix domain-containing protein, with product MTTSGVLNRKVSDTASDWREGRRLRALELYRQGWKQKHIAEALGVTCGAVSQWVKRIREVPDESAVEVLRRRKPTGAPSHLTACQRQELSDLLSRGARAWGYSDDIWTYRRVAETIERAYGVRYHESYVGRLLKACGIEVRHSSQVLS from the coding sequence TTGACAACGAGTGGTGTGCTCAATCGTAAGGTGTCGGACACGGCATCGGATTGGCGCGAAGGACGACGGCTGCGGGCGCTGGAGCTCTACCGACAGGGCTGGAAGCAGAAGCATATCGCCGAGGCACTGGGCGTGACCTGCGGTGCCGTGAGCCAGTGGGTAAAGCGAATTCGCGAGGTGCCCGACGAGAGCGCGGTCGAGGTTCTCCGCCGCCGCAAGCCCACCGGGGCACCGTCGCACCTGACCGCCTGCCAGCGCCAGGAGCTCTCGGACCTGCTGAGCCGTGGCGCACGCGCGTGGGGCTACAGCGACGATATCTGGACCTACCGCCGTGTGGCGGAGACCATCGAGCGGGCCTACGGGGTGCGCTACCACGAGAGCTATGTCGGGCGCCTGCTCAAGGCCTGTGGCATCGAAGTCCGCCACTCCAGCCAGGTGCTCAGCTAG